The following are encoded together in the Nocardioides sp. Arc9.136 genome:
- a CDS encoding DNA polymerase IV, giving the protein MTDPEDTPGAAADPRAGWVLHVDLDQFIAAVEVLRRPELAARAVVVGGRGDPTERGVVSTASYEAREHGVGSGMPLRVAARRCPDAVFLPVDRPAYDEASAEVMATLRATTWDGAPVVVEVLGWDEAFLAVDPAAEGVGGGTPTSPEDLAARIRAAVLERTGLHCSVGIGDNKLRAKIATDLGKPRGTYRLTAESWSEVMGDRPTDALWGIGRRTAKRLASLGIDTVAQLAAADPALLAAELGPTMGPWYRRLGRGVDTSPVDPTPYVPRAHGREETFQADLEDWSEVEEAVRRLARAATADIDAEGRPAARVGIKVRFRPFLTTSRSRTLPVPTNDPEVLADAAAGLLDRVERDRPVRLLGVRLEMVPPEGGYDR; this is encoded by the coding sequence ATGACCGACCCCGAGGACACACCGGGAGCGGCCGCCGACCCACGGGCCGGCTGGGTGCTGCACGTCGACCTCGACCAGTTCATCGCCGCCGTCGAGGTGCTGCGGCGGCCCGAGCTCGCCGCGCGGGCGGTCGTGGTGGGCGGTCGCGGCGACCCGACCGAGCGCGGGGTCGTCTCGACCGCGTCGTACGAGGCGCGCGAGCACGGGGTCGGCTCGGGCATGCCGCTGCGCGTGGCCGCGCGCAGGTGCCCCGACGCGGTGTTCCTGCCGGTGGACCGACCGGCGTACGACGAGGCCTCGGCGGAGGTGATGGCGACGCTGCGGGCCACGACCTGGGACGGCGCGCCCGTGGTCGTCGAGGTGCTCGGCTGGGACGAGGCGTTCCTCGCCGTCGACCCGGCCGCGGAGGGGGTGGGGGGAGGGACCCCCACCAGCCCGGAGGACCTCGCCGCACGGATCCGGGCCGCGGTGCTCGAGCGCACCGGCCTGCACTGCTCGGTGGGCATCGGCGACAACAAGCTGCGCGCCAAGATCGCGACGGACCTCGGCAAGCCGCGCGGGACGTACCGCCTGACGGCGGAGAGCTGGTCGGAGGTGATGGGCGACCGGCCGACCGACGCGCTGTGGGGGATCGGCCGGCGCACGGCCAAGCGGCTGGCCTCGCTCGGCATCGACACCGTCGCACAGCTCGCCGCCGCCGACCCCGCGCTGCTGGCCGCGGAGCTCGGGCCGACGATGGGTCCCTGGTACCGCCGGCTCGGGCGCGGGGTCGACACCAGCCCGGTCGACCCGACGCCGTACGTCCCACGGGCGCACGGCCGCGAGGAGACGTTCCAGGCCGACCTGGAGGACTGGTCGGAGGTCGAGGAGGCGGTACGTCGCCTGGCGCGGGCGGCGACGGCGGACATCGACGCCGAGGGTCGGCCGGCGGCGCGCGTGGGCATCAAGGTGCGCTTCCGGCCCTTCCTCACCACCTCCCGCAGCCGGACCTTGCCGGTGCCGACGAACGACCCCGAGGTGCTGG
- a CDS encoding aromatic acid exporter family protein: MHEPGPVDRLRERGRTSMRARLDRLSAKRWQIGQCAVAAGVAWFVAADLLGHPTPFFAPVAAVVSLGTSYGQRLRRVAEVTVGVAVGVLVGDLLTLQIGTGGWQLTLVVVLAMSTAFLLDGGQLVVTQAAVQSIVVSTLVPDPGAGLVRWTDALVGGAVALLAATVVPSAPLRRPREQAALVVRKIATLLRAAGEVMTDGASDRGMALLADARTTDRLIRELQAAADEGMAVVTSSPFRVRHRGNLRRMADLVEPLDRGLRSTRVLVRQVAVLAYHRRPVPSSYALLALDLADAADAVAEELEADRTPAAARSALLAVGDASGRVERAAEMNAEVVLVQLRSVVVDLLLITGMDQLESTNALPPPPR, translated from the coding sequence ATGCACGAGCCCGGCCCGGTCGACCGCCTCCGCGAACGCGGCCGGACCTCGATGCGGGCCCGGCTCGACCGGCTGTCGGCCAAGCGATGGCAGATCGGGCAGTGCGCGGTCGCGGCGGGCGTGGCCTGGTTCGTGGCTGCCGACCTGCTCGGGCACCCCACGCCGTTCTTCGCGCCGGTCGCCGCGGTGGTCAGCCTCGGCACGTCCTACGGCCAGCGCCTGCGCCGGGTCGCCGAGGTCACCGTCGGCGTGGCCGTCGGCGTGCTCGTCGGGGACCTGCTCACGCTGCAGATCGGCACCGGCGGGTGGCAGCTGACCCTGGTGGTCGTGCTGGCGATGTCGACCGCCTTCCTGCTCGACGGGGGGCAGCTGGTGGTCACCCAGGCCGCCGTGCAGTCGATCGTCGTCTCCACCCTGGTGCCCGATCCCGGCGCCGGCCTGGTGCGGTGGACCGATGCGTTGGTGGGCGGTGCCGTGGCGCTGCTCGCGGCCACCGTCGTGCCCTCGGCGCCCCTGCGGCGACCGCGGGAGCAGGCGGCGCTGGTGGTCCGGAAGATCGCCACGCTGCTGCGCGCCGCGGGGGAGGTGATGACCGACGGGGCGTCGGACCGCGGCATGGCGCTGCTGGCCGACGCCCGCACGACCGACCGGCTGATCCGGGAGCTGCAGGCCGCCGCCGACGAGGGCATGGCGGTCGTGACGTCCTCGCCGTTCCGGGTGCGGCACCGGGGGAACCTGCGACGGATGGCCGACCTGGTCGAGCCGCTGGACCGGGGGCTGCGCAGCACCCGGGTGCTGGTGCGCCAGGTGGCGGTGCTGGCCTACCACCGCCGGCCGGTCCCCTCCTCCTACGCGCTGCTGGCCCTGGACCTCGCCGACGCCGCGGACGCGGTGGCCGAGGAGCTGGAGGCCGACCGCACGCCGGCCGCGGCCCGGTCGGCACTGCTCGCCGTCGGGGACGCCTCCGGGCGGGTCGAGCGGGCCGCCGAGATGAACGCCGAGGTCGTGCTCGTCCAGCTCCGGTCGGTCGTGGTCGACCTGCTGCTCATCACCGGCATGGACCAGCTGGAGTCGACCAACGCGCTGCCGCCACCGCCGCGATGA